The Candidatus Microthrix parvicella Bio17-1 genome has a window encoding:
- a CDS encoding NuoI/complex I 23 kDa subunit family protein encodes MPPKPPLQGLVKGLKLTLRTAMETMFPDGPLKPPSPAKGAATVQYPREKESPAPRARGVIALHEENCTACMLCARECPDWCIYIEGHKTLAPPRRPGGKPRSVNDLDRFDIDYSLCMYCGICVEVCPFEALFWTPEYEYSEVRIADLLHDKERLGEWFETVPDFESYEAGAQMKQKKVPRKESSE; translated from the coding sequence ATGCCTCCAAAGCCACCGTTGCAGGGTCTGGTCAAGGGCCTCAAGCTCACCCTTCGTACCGCCATGGAGACGATGTTCCCCGATGGCCCGCTGAAGCCACCCTCGCCGGCCAAAGGTGCCGCCACGGTTCAATACCCGCGTGAGAAGGAATCCCCTGCGCCCCGTGCCCGCGGGGTCATCGCCTTGCACGAAGAGAACTGCACCGCCTGCATGCTGTGCGCCCGTGAGTGCCCGGACTGGTGCATTTACATTGAGGGGCACAAAACGCTGGCTCCACCCCGTCGCCCGGGCGGCAAGCCCCGTTCGGTCAACGATCTCGATCGCTTCGACATCGACTACTCGCTCTGCATGTACTGCGGGATCTGCGTCGAGGTGTGCCCCTTCGAAGCACTGTTCTGGACCCCCGAGTACGAGTACTCGGAGGTGCGTATCGCCGACCTGCTGCACGATAAGGAACGTCTGGGCGAGTGGTTTGAAACCGTCCCCGACTTCGAAAGCTACGAGGCCGGTGCGCAGATGAAGCAGAAGAAGGTTCCCCGCAAGGAGAGTTCCGAATGA
- a CDS encoding NADH-quinone oxidoreductase subunit J, whose amino-acid sequence MTTLLADVASYSVPVNIVFGFIAALMLYGAVRVVTTENVVHAALWLVVVLAGMGGLYILLQAEFVAVTQFMVYIGAIVVLILFGVMLTRTPGAEGVESNKKMVPIGIVTALLLFSVMAYSLIDSFGSDQVRPTAGNPTEELSDAIFSSYLLPFELVSVLLLAALIGAIVLARKE is encoded by the coding sequence ATGACGACCCTCCTGGCCGACGTTGCCAGCTACTCGGTACCCGTCAACATCGTGTTCGGGTTTATCGCGGCCTTGATGCTCTACGGGGCCGTGCGCGTGGTCACCACCGAAAACGTGGTGCACGCCGCCTTGTGGCTGGTGGTGGTGTTGGCCGGCATGGGTGGCCTCTACATTCTCTTGCAGGCCGAGTTCGTGGCCGTCACCCAGTTCATGGTGTACATCGGCGCAATCGTGGTGCTGATCCTCTTCGGCGTCATGCTGACCCGTACGCCGGGGGCGGAGGGCGTGGAGTCCAACAAGAAGATGGTGCCGATCGGTATCGTCACCGCGCTGCTGCTCTTTTCCGTCATGGCGTATTCGCTGATCGACAGCTTCGGCAGCGATCAGGTGCGGCCCACCGCCGGCAACCCCACCGAAGAACTGTCGGACGCCATCTTCTCGTCGTACCTCCTGCCCTTCGAGTTGGTGTCGGTGCTGTTGTTGGCTGCCCTGATCGGGGCCATCGTGCTGGCCCGGAAGGAATAA
- the nuoK gene encoding NADH-quinone oxidoreductase subunit NuoK, producing the protein MLVNQFLLLSAMLFCIGVYGVLVRRNGVLVLMSIELILNSVNLNLIAFGGMHGVDGSVFALFVIAVAAAEVGVGLAIIMLIYRNKASVDLDQLDEMKG; encoded by the coding sequence ATGCTCGTCAACCAATTCCTTTTGCTGTCCGCCATGCTGTTCTGCATCGGCGTGTACGGCGTGTTGGTGCGTCGCAACGGCGTCCTGGTGCTGATGTCGATCGAGCTGATCCTCAACTCGGTCAACCTCAACCTGATCGCCTTTGGCGGCATGCACGGTGTGGACGGGTCGGTGTTTGCCTTGTTCGTCATCGCCGTGGCCGCCGCCGAGGTGGGCGTGGGACTGGCCATCATCATGCTGATCTACCGCAACAAGGCCAGCGTGGATCTGGACCAACTCGACGAGATGAAGGGGTGA
- a CDS encoding NADH-quinone oxidoreductase subunit L, giving the protein MTATIMLDKVWLLPAIMLASFLAILFFGKRSPGKGHAIGIAAVGVCCALALVTAGEWVTRDTGHDEVTALSDVDSACSPAVAKLGAGEGHSDGSGEHAMAADGTLGVAAPAAPSAEGGEGEHFTRPVVRCVSWWHSGDTNITVGTQVDGIVVMMLVVVTLISLLVHIFSTDYVHGDRRYTHYFAFLSLFTASMLFFVMSQSTIQMIVGWELVGVCSFVLIGHWWEERPNSDAAMKAFLTNRVGDIGLLVGMTVLFWASGKTFSIMDINIAATRGAISQTAMTVVSLSLLAAVMSKSGQFILHTWLPDAMAGPTPVSALIHAATMVVAGIFMVARLYPVFFEGLSIAGGSINMLALVGSVTAVLGALLAFVQKDIKKVLAYSTVSQLGFMVAALGVGAWTAAMFHLFTHAFFKGCLFLCAGSLSHACHHSFNMVDDMGGLRKVMPKTFWAFVISAASLAGIFPLAGFWSKDEILAGTGGVNSGVGSYQIVLVALIIGAVCTAGYMTRAIWYVFFGEYRGHGEPHESGPRITIPLMILATLAVVAGFVNLPEKIFVELPSWLSLRFEHAVEPVGLYFPNESTDFTHAAFNPALAGTALALALLSAALVWSFYTGRLKALQGLAGRNKAAGLGKRILENKYYLDWLYTDIIVGFVKGPLAGAANWVNQHVIDAVVNGAGSNAAKAGEFVYHRIDQNVVDGAVNGAGIAAGATGGGLSKMQTGKVQQYGVLMFAGAAILTGILVAVLTT; this is encoded by the coding sequence GTGACCGCCACCATCATGCTCGACAAGGTTTGGCTGCTCCCGGCCATCATGTTGGCCAGCTTCCTGGCGATCCTCTTCTTTGGGAAGCGCTCGCCCGGTAAGGGCCACGCCATCGGTATCGCCGCCGTGGGTGTGTGTTGCGCCCTGGCGTTGGTGACCGCGGGCGAGTGGGTCACCCGCGACACCGGTCATGACGAGGTGACGGCGCTGTCTGACGTCGATTCCGCCTGTTCTCCGGCCGTGGCCAAGCTGGGCGCCGGTGAGGGTCACTCCGATGGTTCAGGCGAACACGCAATGGCGGCCGACGGCACGCTCGGGGTGGCAGCGCCTGCCGCTCCTTCGGCCGAAGGCGGCGAAGGCGAGCACTTCACACGGCCGGTGGTGCGTTGTGTCAGTTGGTGGCACTCGGGTGACACCAACATCACGGTGGGCACCCAGGTGGACGGCATCGTCGTGATGATGTTGGTGGTGGTCACGCTCATCTCGTTGCTGGTGCACATCTTCTCCACCGATTACGTGCACGGCGACCGCCGCTACACCCACTACTTCGCGTTCCTCTCGCTGTTCACCGCATCGATGCTCTTCTTCGTGATGTCTCAGAGCACGATCCAGATGATCGTCGGTTGGGAGTTGGTGGGTGTCTGTTCCTTTGTGCTCATCGGCCACTGGTGGGAGGAGAGACCCAACTCAGATGCGGCGATGAAGGCGTTCCTCACCAACCGCGTGGGCGACATCGGCCTGCTGGTCGGCATGACCGTCCTGTTCTGGGCGTCGGGCAAGACGTTCAGCATCATGGACATCAACATCGCCGCCACCCGAGGCGCGATCTCGCAGACGGCGATGACCGTGGTCTCGCTGTCGCTGTTGGCCGCGGTGATGTCGAAGTCGGGCCAGTTCATTCTCCACACCTGGCTGCCCGATGCGATGGCGGGCCCAACGCCGGTGTCGGCGCTGATCCACGCCGCCACCATGGTGGTCGCCGGTATCTTCATGGTGGCTCGCCTCTACCCCGTCTTCTTCGAGGGACTGTCGATCGCCGGCGGCTCCATCAACATGCTGGCGCTTGTTGGTTCGGTCACCGCCGTCCTCGGTGCCCTCCTGGCCTTCGTCCAGAAGGACATCAAGAAGGTGCTGGCGTACTCGACGGTGTCGCAGTTGGGCTTCATGGTGGCTGCGCTGGGCGTCGGCGCCTGGACCGCCGCCATGTTCCACCTGTTCACCCACGCCTTCTTCAAGGGCTGCCTGTTCTTGTGCGCCGGGTCGCTCAGCCACGCCTGCCACCACAGCTTCAACATGGTGGACGACATGGGTGGGCTGCGAAAGGTGATGCCCAAGACCTTCTGGGCCTTCGTGATCTCGGCCGCCAGCCTGGCGGGCATCTTCCCGCTTGCGGGCTTTTGGTCCAAGGACGAGATCCTGGCCGGTACCGGCGGTGTCAACAGCGGGGTTGGCAGCTACCAGATCGTGCTCGTCGCCCTCATCATCGGTGCCGTTTGCACCGCCGGCTACATGACCCGGGCCATCTGGTACGTGTTCTTTGGCGAGTATCGAGGTCACGGCGAGCCGCATGAGTCGGGTCCGCGCATCACGATCCCGCTGATGATCCTGGCCACGCTGGCCGTCGTGGCCGGTTTCGTGAACCTGCCGGAGAAGATCTTCGTCGAGTTGCCATCCTGGCTCAGCCTTCGCTTCGAGCACGCGGTGGAGCCGGTGGGCCTCTACTTCCCGAACGAATCGACGGACTTCACCCACGCCGCGTTCAACCCGGCACTGGCGGGCACGGCCCTGGCGCTTGCGCTGCTCTCAGCCGCCCTGGTCTGGTCGTTTTACACCGGCCGGCTCAAGGCGTTGCAGGGCTTGGCGGGGCGTAACAAGGCGGCCGGTTTGGGCAAGCGGATCCTGGAGAACAAGTACTACCTGGATTGGCTCTACACCGACATCATCGTTGGCTTCGTGAAAGGCCCGCTGGCAGGCGCTGCCAACTGGGTCAATCAGCATGTGATCGACGCCGTCGTCAACGGAGCAGGCTCCAACGCCGCCAAGGCGGGAGAATTCGTCTATCACCGCATCGACCAGAACGTGGTCGATGGCGCTGTCAACGGTGCGGGCATCGCTGCGGGCGCCACCGGCGGCGGCCTGTCCAAGATGCAGACCGGCAAGGTCCAGCAATACGGCGTGTTGATGTTTGCCGGTGCGGCCATCCTGACCGGCATCCTCGTGGCGGTGCTGACCACATGA
- a CDS encoding complex I subunit 4 family protein produces the protein MTDQTWVLPLLTFLPLVGAVVMMLLVPKEAESTHKLIALVSSLAAAALGVALFASFNYDASKDLQFVVDQAWIPRIGSRFIMGVDGISLPLIGLTLFVIPLVVIYSWDHIPNPGNPKAFLSLILILETGMLGSFVAQDLILFFVFFEVVLLPMYFLIGVWGGPNRQYAAIKFFLYTLFGSALMIVSFIAIYFLSDPQTFDMRALPAAAAGISSGAALWIFGGMFMGFGIKVPIFPFHTWLPDAHTQAPTAGSVILAALMLKLGTYGFIRIALPILPDAAKQWAPVIGILAVIGIIYGALGCLAQTDMKRLIAFSSVSHMGFIMLGIASMNDFGINAAIFGMVAHGLITGMLFFIAGSMKDRYHTLEIKRLGGMLVQAPKLGWILGLCTMASLGLPGLAGFWGEFPAILAAYQPAPGINLVLFRTLMVVAALGTVLAAGYLLWLFQRTSFGVPTDEFEKDPAIEDVKMTEWIAWTPMIVMIVVLGFVPGLIMNITNPAAGALAAAFGVGG, from the coding sequence ATGACGGACCAGACCTGGGTACTTCCGCTGCTGACCTTCCTCCCCCTTGTTGGGGCGGTGGTCATGATGTTGCTCGTTCCCAAAGAGGCCGAGAGCACACACAAACTCATCGCTTTGGTGTCGTCGTTGGCCGCCGCCGCCCTGGGTGTGGCCTTGTTCGCAAGCTTCAACTACGACGCTTCCAAAGACCTGCAGTTCGTCGTTGATCAGGCATGGATTCCCCGCATCGGCAGCCGGTTCATCATGGGGGTCGACGGGATTTCGTTGCCGCTGATCGGCCTGACGCTGTTTGTGATCCCTCTGGTGGTCATCTACAGCTGGGACCACATTCCCAATCCGGGTAACCCCAAGGCGTTTCTGTCGCTCATCTTGATCCTCGAAACCGGCATGCTCGGTTCGTTCGTCGCACAGGACCTGATCCTGTTCTTCGTGTTCTTCGAGGTCGTGCTGTTGCCGATGTACTTCCTGATCGGGGTGTGGGGCGGCCCAAATCGCCAGTACGCCGCCATCAAGTTCTTCCTGTACACGTTGTTCGGATCGGCGCTGATGATCGTCAGCTTCATCGCCATCTACTTCCTGTCCGATCCGCAGACCTTCGATATGCGGGCGCTGCCGGCGGCGGCGGCTGGCATCTCCAGCGGTGCGGCGCTCTGGATCTTCGGCGGCATGTTCATGGGCTTCGGCATCAAAGTGCCGATCTTCCCGTTCCATACCTGGCTGCCCGACGCACACACGCAGGCTCCGACGGCGGGTTCGGTGATCCTGGCGGCGCTGATGCTGAAGCTGGGCACCTACGGATTCATCAGGATCGCCCTGCCGATCCTTCCCGACGCTGCCAAGCAGTGGGCGCCGGTGATCGGCATCCTGGCGGTGATCGGCATCATTTACGGTGCGCTCGGCTGCCTGGCCCAGACCGACATGAAGCGACTCATTGCGTTCTCGTCGGTCTCGCACATGGGCTTCATCATGTTGGGTATCGCCTCCATGAACGACTTTGGCATCAACGCAGCCATCTTCGGCATGGTGGCTCACGGGCTGATCACCGGCATGTTGTTCTTCATCGCCGGGTCGATGAAGGACCGCTATCACACCCTTGAGATCAAGCGGTTGGGTGGCATGCTGGTTCAGGCGCCCAAGCTGGGTTGGATCCTTGGCTTGTGCACCATGGCTTCGCTCGGTCTGCCCGGCCTGGCCGGATTCTGGGGCGAGTTCCCCGCCATCCTGGCCGCCTATCAGCCCGCTCCCGGTATCAACCTCGTGCTCTTCCGGACCCTCATGGTGGTCGCCGCTCTTGGCACCGTGCTGGCAGCCGGCTACCTGCTGTGGCTGTTTCAGCGGACCAGCTTTGGGGTTCCGACCGACGAGTTTGAGAAGGACCCGGCCATCGAGGACGTGAAGATGACCGAGTGGATCGCCTGGACCCCGATGATCGTCATGATCGTCGTGCTGGGCTTTGTGCCCGGGTTGATCATGAACATCACCAATCCGGCTGCTGGGGCCTTGGCCGCGGCGTTCGGCGTCGGAGGCTGA
- a CDS encoding NADH-quinone oxidoreductase subunit N → MLASLIGQGAEFVTPTIDWHAIAPELVLAAVALGIVLLDSVLLERAKPLIPGIAGLGFLAALIPVLTLATASPEIRSTFDGAFVINNRALALKVLFLVTGYIVVLLSTKYVAEGDYWESEYYALMMCSVLGMSVMASATDLITIFIALELLSIPAYMLAGWRKRDTKSNEAGLKYYLMGVFATGIFLYGFSLLYGVSGSTNLGEISRAIGKGDAPSSIVVVALVLSIIGFGFKVSAVPFHAWAPDTYEGAPTPITAFLAVASKAAGFAALIQLVFIGFAERADVVQPLMFILAALSMTVGNLIAIRQTNVVRMLAYSGIGQAGYILACFAVYEANPELAVSAIVSYLLIYAAMNLGAFACVIAIARKTGSAERDSMRGLFSYAPGVAVMFTLFLASLVGIPPLGGWYAKFSVWNALIGAGTGMGYALAVIMAVNTAIAAYYYMAVAHAMWFDDAPDGDVTPFKVPVNPVAAIAICLVVTLVAGVLPDLITKMSTVPALAAGLGG, encoded by the coding sequence GTGCTCGCTTCGCTCATCGGCCAGGGCGCCGAGTTCGTCACCCCCACCATCGATTGGCATGCGATTGCGCCCGAGTTGGTGCTGGCGGCGGTTGCGTTGGGAATTGTGCTGCTCGACTCGGTGCTGTTGGAACGGGCGAAGCCGCTCATTCCCGGCATTGCCGGCCTGGGGTTCCTGGCTGCCCTGATCCCGGTGTTGACGTTGGCCACTGCCTCGCCGGAGATACGCAGCACCTTTGATGGCGCGTTCGTCATCAACAACCGGGCGCTGGCGCTCAAGGTGCTGTTCCTCGTCACCGGCTACATCGTGGTGTTGCTGTCCACCAAGTACGTGGCGGAGGGCGACTACTGGGAGAGCGAGTACTACGCGCTCATGATGTGCTCGGTGTTGGGCATGTCCGTGATGGCATCGGCCACCGACCTGATCACCATCTTCATCGCGTTGGAGCTCCTGTCGATTCCGGCCTACATGCTTGCCGGTTGGCGGAAGCGGGACACCAAATCCAACGAGGCGGGGCTGAAGTACTACCTGATGGGCGTCTTCGCCACCGGCATCTTCCTCTACGGCTTCAGCCTGCTCTACGGCGTGTCGGGCTCCACCAACCTCGGCGAGATTTCCAGAGCGATCGGCAAGGGCGATGCGCCCAGCTCGATCGTGGTGGTGGCGCTGGTACTCAGCATTATCGGGTTTGGCTTCAAGGTGTCAGCGGTTCCGTTCCATGCGTGGGCGCCCGACACCTACGAGGGTGCTCCCACCCCGATCACCGCCTTTCTCGCGGTGGCGTCCAAGGCCGCCGGTTTCGCCGCGCTGATTCAGCTGGTGTTCATTGGCTTCGCGGAGCGGGCCGATGTGGTCCAGCCGCTGATGTTCATCCTGGCGGCGCTGTCGATGACCGTGGGCAACCTGATTGCTATCCGCCAGACCAACGTGGTGCGCATGCTCGCCTACTCCGGCATCGGACAGGCCGGATACATCCTTGCCTGCTTCGCCGTGTATGAGGCCAACCCCGAGCTCGCCGTGTCTGCGATCGTCAGTTACCTCTTGATTTATGCGGCCATGAACCTGGGTGCATTCGCCTGCGTCATCGCGATCGCCCGCAAGACCGGCTCCGCTGAGCGCGACTCGATGCGTGGGCTGTTCTCCTATGCCCCGGGTGTGGCGGTCATGTTCACCCTGTTCCTTGCCTCGCTGGTGGGTATTCCGCCGCTGGGTGGCTGGTACGCCAAGTTCTCGGTGTGGAACGCACTGATCGGTGCGGGCACGGGCATGGGCTATGCGCTTGCGGTGATCATGGCGGTCAACACTGCGATCGCCGCCTATTACTACATGGCCGTCGCCCACGCGATGTGGTTCGACGATGCGCCGGACGGCGACGTCACCCCGTTCAAGGTGCCTGTCAACCCGGTGGCGGCCATCGCCATCTGCTTGGTTGTCACCCTGGTGGCGGGTGTGTTGCCCGACCTGATCACCAAGATGTCCACCGTTCCTGCGCTTGCTGCCGGGCTGGGCGGATAG
- a CDS encoding SAM-dependent methyltransferase has translation MIQAPGGPTSTHRALGAHAALIEAVVRSGGLRFDALWELALYEPGIGFYETGGAAGRRADFLTSVELGPLFGACIARRVDQAWNAAGRPDTWTLVDAGAGPGTLVRAVLAAQPECVGALEVVLVERSARQRAGHADLIGWAADREVAVRSQAGLPEGVAGVIVANELLDNLPARVVQRHGGQVQELWVAPGGVAPAFERPGIPAAGSELELTWRPMVGDDAAALAACEWWDNVPDDAPVPWSAGAAEWVAEAQRRLASGILVVVDYGARTSAEVAGRDGWLRTYAQGAVGTDPLENLGGRDLTTDVPFDQLPQPDRLVTQADALVCWGIDQLVAAASARLAARPDAALDLARARDISLLNEAPTLVDSAGLGAFLVAEWGAGG, from the coding sequence TTGATCCAAGCCCCGGGCGGCCCGACGAGCACACATCGGGCTCTCGGCGCCCATGCGGCGCTGATCGAGGCTGTGGTCCGCTCTGGCGGACTGCGTTTCGATGCGCTGTGGGAGTTGGCGCTGTACGAGCCGGGCATTGGCTTCTACGAGACGGGCGGGGCGGCGGGTCGACGGGCCGACTTCCTCACCAGCGTTGAGCTTGGCCCGCTGTTTGGTGCCTGCATCGCCCGGCGGGTGGACCAGGCATGGAACGCTGCCGGTCGTCCGGACACCTGGACGTTGGTGGATGCGGGTGCGGGTCCGGGCACGCTGGTACGTGCTGTGCTGGCAGCTCAGCCGGAGTGCGTTGGTGCGCTTGAAGTGGTGCTGGTGGAGCGTTCTGCGCGCCAACGCGCCGGGCACGCCGACCTGATCGGGTGGGCCGCCGACCGTGAGGTCGCGGTCCGATCACAGGCCGGCCTGCCCGAAGGCGTGGCCGGCGTGATCGTGGCCAACGAATTGCTGGACAACCTGCCCGCCCGAGTCGTCCAGCGTCACGGCGGCCAGGTCCAGGAGTTGTGGGTGGCGCCGGGAGGCGTGGCTCCAGCCTTCGAGAGGCCGGGGATCCCTGCGGCCGGCTCCGAACTGGAGCTGACCTGGCGACCGATGGTTGGCGATGATGCCGCGGCGTTGGCTGCATGCGAGTGGTGGGACAACGTGCCGGATGATGCACCGGTGCCTTGGAGCGCAGGTGCGGCCGAGTGGGTTGCCGAAGCGCAGAGGCGGCTCGCCTCGGGCATCCTGGTGGTGGTGGATTACGGGGCTCGTACCAGCGCTGAGGTTGCCGGCCGTGACGGTTGGCTGCGGACCTACGCCCAGGGTGCTGTTGGGACGGATCCGTTGGAGAACTTGGGGGGTCGCGACCTCACCACGGACGTCCCGTTCGACCAGTTGCCGCAACCGGATCGCCTGGTCACCCAGGCTGACGCCCTGGTTTGTTGGGGGATCGACCAGTTGGTCGCGGCCGCTTCGGCGCGCCTGGCAGCGCGGCCCGACGCTGCCTTGGACCTGGCTCGGGCCCGAGACATCTCGCTGCTCAACGAGGCCCCGACGCTGGTTGACAGCGCTGGTCTCGGTGCCTTCCTGGTTGCCGAATGGGGCGCTGGTGGATAG
- a CDS encoding CopD family protein, which translates to MNALRRRGLLVVMLGLAVSAVLGWATPAGAHADLISTTPTQGSTVVEAPPVLVMTYSERVKVSSDGVRLLDPTGTPVSGISASAKGPEVRIGIPDLTEQGTYTVDWKAVSADGHPLRGAWVFNLGVEGGGADVALGTTGQSPLIAALSAAGRSLAFVAMFVLAGQLLWAGVARWGPLAALAWAGTVLVVIAELWSAIAGGASGPVDALGTVLGTSSGRFLAATVLLVGYGHLMCALGRLDSRALGVVWTCAVVAAALVGHATVVDPVLLSIFGTVGHVTAAAIWVSALVWTAGVLPGPVRRWRLESAPGPGDDEEGERGAAGRDGNTPTPGCSATEGHWELLHRAIRFSPWGLGAVVVLLGTGVAMLLVRVHGPSGLVTSGYGLLGVAKLVVLAAAVALAARNKWWLIPRLARAFPGLAPEGADAKDAQRSARALQRAVQAEMVLLTVAVVLGGVLGATAPPPEVSAASNDPGTAVASDTFSDVADFGPYQAQIQMSPVRVGPTVAHVTVVDPTGPPPEDLSELTVSFALPSADLGPIEPELIELNPSHVIADDVPLTSPGEWMVTVDARRGTAEFLRATFQVDIGG; encoded by the coding sequence GTGAACGCGCTACGACGCCGTGGCCTGTTGGTGGTGATGCTGGGGCTGGCGGTGTCCGCCGTGCTTGGTTGGGCGACACCCGCCGGTGCCCACGCCGACCTCATCTCCACCACGCCCACCCAGGGCTCCACCGTGGTGGAGGCCCCGCCGGTGCTGGTGATGACCTACTCGGAGCGGGTTAAGGTCAGCAGCGACGGGGTTCGGCTGTTGGACCCCACGGGTACGCCGGTGTCGGGTATCTCGGCGTCCGCCAAGGGCCCCGAGGTGCGCATCGGTATTCCCGACCTCACTGAGCAGGGCACCTACACCGTCGATTGGAAGGCCGTGTCTGCCGACGGCCACCCCCTTCGAGGCGCATGGGTGTTCAACCTGGGCGTCGAGGGCGGCGGTGCCGACGTGGCGTTGGGGACCACCGGGCAGTCGCCGTTGATCGCCGCGCTCTCCGCCGCGGGGCGCTCGCTGGCGTTCGTGGCCATGTTCGTGCTGGCCGGGCAGTTGTTGTGGGCGGGCGTGGCCCGCTGGGGGCCGTTGGCGGCGTTGGCCTGGGCGGGCACGGTGTTGGTGGTGATCGCCGAGCTGTGGAGCGCCATCGCCGGAGGGGCGAGCGGCCCCGTGGACGCGCTCGGCACGGTGCTGGGCACCTCCAGCGGACGGTTCCTGGCCGCCACCGTCCTGTTGGTGGGCTACGGCCACCTGATGTGCGCCCTCGGCAGGCTCGATTCGCGTGCGCTGGGCGTGGTCTGGACCTGCGCCGTGGTGGCGGCGGCGCTGGTGGGCCATGCCACGGTGGTCGACCCGGTGTTGCTCAGCATCTTCGGCACCGTGGGTCACGTGACGGCGGCGGCGATCTGGGTGTCGGCCTTGGTGTGGACGGCCGGCGTGCTGCCGGGGCCCGTCCGGCGATGGAGGTTGGAGTCGGCGCCGGGCCCCGGCGACGACGAGGAGGGCGAGCGCGGCGCTGCCGGGCGAGACGGCAACACGCCGACGCCGGGGTGCTCCGCAACCGAGGGTCACTGGGAGTTGCTCCACCGGGCGATTCGGTTCTCCCCGTGGGGCCTGGGAGCGGTGGTGGTGCTCCTGGGCACGGGCGTCGCCATGCTGCTGGTGCGTGTCCACGGCCCTTCCGGATTGGTCACCTCCGGATATGGCCTGCTCGGGGTCGCCAAGCTGGTCGTCCTCGCGGCGGCGGTCGCACTTGCGGCCCGCAACAAGTGGTGGCTGATCCCCAGATTGGCCCGCGCCTTTCCCGGGCTCGCTCCCGAGGGCGCCGATGCCAAGGACGCCCAGCGGTCCGCCCGGGCGCTGCAGCGGGCGGTTCAGGCCGAGATGGTGCTGCTCACCGTCGCCGTGGTGCTCGGCGGCGTGCTTGGGGCGACGGCGCCGCCGCCCGAAGTGTCCGCCGCGTCGAACGACCCGGGCACGGCGGTCGCCTCGGACACATTCAGCGACGTGGCCGACTTCGGTCCGTACCAGGCTCAGATTCAGATGTCACCGGTTCGGGTGGGTCCCACCGTGGCTCACGTGACCGTGGTCGACCCGACTGGACCTCCGCCCGAGGATCTGTCCGAGCTGACCGTGAGCTTTGCGCTCCCGTCAGCGGATCTGGGCCCGATCGAGCCTGAACTGATTGAATTGAATCCTAGTCACGTGATAGCGGACGACGTGCCGTTGACCTCCCCGGGTGAGTGGATGGTCACCGTGGACGCACGTCGGGGAACCGCCGAGTTCCTGCGAGCCACCTTTCAGGTGGACATCGGCGGCTGA